One genomic segment of Helianthus annuus cultivar XRQ/B chromosome 14, HanXRQr2.0-SUNRISE, whole genome shotgun sequence includes these proteins:
- the LOC110937833 gene encoding actin-related protein 7 — protein MEAVVIDAGSKLLKAGFAIPDQAPSMIIPTQMKIMNEDATLPDSPSQQANTVDPVVRGFIKDWDAMEDLLHHVLYDGLGWEIGNEGQILFADPLLTPKAVKEQLVQLLFETFNVSGFYASEQAVLSLYAVGRISGCTVDIGHGKIDIAPVIEGAVQHVASKRIEIGGADLTKLFAQELAKSNPLIKLDISEVEKLKDQYACCAEDEIAYEKKLQSCDEEQHTLPDGQVISIKRDRYTVGEALFQPSILGLEAHGLVEQLVRIISTVSSENHRQLLENTVLCGGTVSMTGFEERFQKEASLCSSSIRPSLVKAPEYMPENLSMYSAWVGGAILAKVVFPQNQHITKADYDESGPSVVHRKCF, from the exons ATGGAGGCGGTGGTGATTGATGCTGGTTCTAAGCTCTTGAAAGCAGGCTTTGCAATTCCCGATCAAGCTCCTTCAATG ATTATTCCAACTCAAATGAAAATCATGAATGAAGATGCTACTTTGCCCGATTCTCCATCGCAACAGGCAAACACGGTTGATCCAGTTGTACGTGGTTTTATTAAAGATTGGGATGCTATGGAAGATCTACTGCATCATGTTCTTTACGATGGTCTAGGATGGGAAATCGGAAACGAAGGACAAATTTTGTTCGCAGATCCACTTTTAACTCCCAAG GCTGTGAAAGAACAGTTGGTGCAGTTGTTGTTCGAAACATTTAACGTTTCGGGCTTTTACGCTTCAGAGCAAGCAGTATTATCACTATATGCAGTAGGACGCATTTCAGGCTGCACAGTTGATATCGGTCACGGGAAAATCG ATATTGCTCCGGTAATTGAAGGTGCGGTTCAGCATGTAGCTTCGAAAAGGATAGAAATAGGCGGTGCTGATTTGACGAAGTTGTTCGCGCAGGAACTCGCAAAGTCGAATCCACTTATAAAGCTCGATATTTCGGAAGTTGAGAAGTTAAAAGATCAGTATGCTTGTTGTGCTGAGGATGAGATTGCGTATGAAAAAAAGTTACAATCATGCGATGAAGAGCAGCATACTTTGCCAGATGGTCAG GTGATTTCGATCAAAAGAGATAGATACACAGTAGGAGAAGCATTGTTTCAACCGTCTATATTGGGCTTGGAGGCCCATGGGCTTGTTGAACAGCTTGTTCGGATTATCTCAACTGTATCATCTGAAAACCATCGCCAGCTGTTGGAGAACACCGTTCTGTGTGGCGGAACAGTTTCCATGACAG GTTTTGAAGAGAGATTCCAGAAGGAAGCTAGTCTTTGCTCATCATCCATTCGTCCTTCGTTAGTAAAG GCACCGGAGTACATGCCAGAGAATTTATCCATGTATTCAGCATGGGTGGGAGGTGCCATACTTGCCAAGGTTGTCTTTCCTCAAAATCAGCATATAACAAAGGCAGATTATGATGAATCTGGGCCGTCCGTTGTCCACCGCAAGTGTTTCTGA